From a single Pseudalkalibacillus hwajinpoensis genomic region:
- a CDS encoding circularly permuted type 2 ATP-grasp protein: MFNSYKIDGYFDEMLENGKEPRGHCKPFHEKINEVSPEELQSRYELAQSDFLRQGITFTVYSDNEGTERTMPFDFVPKIIPPEEWQELERGLMQRFDALNAFLDDVYHEQNILKDGIIPRDIVVNCQHFFHQVAGIDLPRRQHIFMAGIDLIRDDSGEYRVLEDNLRNPSGLSYVFQNRYVMRKVYPEFFNQYSVQSLEQQFSYLHSAMASLAPESSQNPTIVLLTPGVHNSAYYDHSFIAQRTGIELVEGRDLVVREREVYMKTARGLKKVDVIYRRIDDEFLDPLEFREDSLIGVPGLIDVYRAGNVSILNGIGNGVADDKAIYHFVPDMIRYYLNEEPLVKNVDTYLLRYEDQLNYVLDHLSELVVKHTNASGGYNMLIGPHATPEEIEAYRKQILENPSEFIAQPTIKLSRLPAFKEDRFAACHVDLRVFIFGGEKTHVFPGGLTRVALKEGSLVVNSSQGGGAKDTWVLEENPINV; this comes from the coding sequence GTGTTTAATTCGTATAAGATCGATGGGTATTTTGATGAAATGCTTGAAAACGGCAAGGAACCGAGAGGGCATTGCAAGCCATTCCATGAAAAGATAAACGAAGTTTCACCTGAAGAACTTCAATCGAGATATGAGCTTGCGCAGAGTGATTTTCTCCGTCAGGGCATTACGTTTACCGTTTATAGTGATAACGAAGGAACTGAACGAACGATGCCGTTTGATTTTGTTCCGAAAATTATTCCTCCAGAAGAATGGCAGGAGCTTGAACGCGGATTAATGCAGCGATTTGATGCGCTTAATGCCTTTCTTGATGATGTTTATCATGAACAAAACATTTTAAAAGACGGCATCATTCCGCGTGATATTGTGGTAAATTGCCAGCATTTCTTCCACCAGGTCGCAGGCATTGACCTTCCTAGAAGGCAGCACATTTTTATGGCGGGCATCGATTTGATTCGAGATGACAGTGGAGAATATCGTGTATTAGAAGATAATCTCCGCAATCCTTCTGGCCTCTCTTATGTCTTCCAGAACCGATATGTCATGCGAAAAGTTTATCCGGAATTTTTTAACCAGTATTCTGTTCAATCGCTTGAACAGCAGTTCTCATATCTTCACTCAGCGATGGCTTCACTCGCACCAGAGAGCAGTCAAAATCCTACGATTGTATTGCTAACGCCAGGCGTGCATAACTCTGCTTATTATGATCATTCTTTCATTGCTCAAAGAACGGGGATTGAGCTTGTTGAAGGTAGAGATCTTGTCGTCCGTGAGCGTGAAGTATATATGAAAACGGCTCGTGGCTTGAAAAAAGTAGACGTCATTTATCGTAGAATCGACGATGAATTCCTGGATCCATTAGAATTTCGTGAGGACTCTCTTATAGGAGTTCCAGGACTAATTGATGTTTATCGAGCAGGAAACGTCTCGATTCTAAACGGGATTGGAAATGGTGTGGCAGATGATAAAGCGATTTATCATTTTGTTCCTGATATGATCCGCTATTATTTAAATGAAGAACCACTCGTAAAGAATGTCGACACCTATCTCCTTAGATATGAAGATCAGTTGAACTATGTGCTTGATCATCTTTCTGAACTGGTCGTTAAACATACAAATGCTTCAGGTGGCTATAACATGTTAATTGGTCCGCATGCCACTCCGGAAGAGATCGAAGCTTACAGGAAGCAGATTCTTGAAAATCCATCTGAATTTATCGCCCAGCCAACGATTAAGCTATCGCGACTTCCAGCCTTTAAGGAGGATCGCTTTGCAGCATGCCATGTCGATCTTCGCGTCTTTATTTTTGGAGGAGAAAAGACCCATGTATTCCCGGGTGGACTCACACGTGTGGCGTTGAAAGAAGGTTCCCTCGTAGTGAATTCTTCACAGGGCGGCGGTGCGAAGGATACGTGGGTACTTGAAGAAAATCCGATTAATGTGTAA
- a CDS encoding YdcF family protein yields the protein MRLSEMNTDRLSIEELTTFMFDDTSDDGKSGDCILIFGAKTIHRVEKAARLYHNKRAPAILVTGSAARWGENETPEAIWMRNHLIDLGVREEHILLELEAANTTENVLASLMVLQRAFGLHTLKRLLIVSSPFHMKRCLLTLKTYMPDWIDYTLCADDRKVGQRSNWWTDPIEKARVLKEVNSISNYVKKGIIKDGPAI from the coding sequence ATGAGGTTATCAGAAATGAACACTGATCGTCTATCAATAGAAGAGCTGACGACTTTTATGTTTGATGACACGAGCGATGACGGAAAGTCTGGGGACTGTATTCTCATATTTGGTGCGAAAACCATTCATCGAGTCGAAAAGGCAGCCAGATTGTATCACAATAAGCGCGCTCCCGCTATCCTTGTAACAGGATCGGCAGCACGATGGGGGGAAAATGAGACACCTGAAGCTATCTGGATGAGAAATCATCTGATTGATTTAGGTGTGCGCGAGGAACACATTCTTCTTGAACTTGAAGCGGCCAACACAACTGAAAATGTGTTAGCTTCGCTTATGGTCCTTCAACGGGCATTCGGTCTGCATACGTTAAAAAGGCTGCTGATTGTAAGCTCGCCTTTCCATATGAAACGCTGTTTATTAACGTTAAAAACGTACATGCCTGACTGGATTGATTACACACTCTGTGCAGATGATCGCAAAGTAGGACAGCGTTCGAATTGGTGGACAGATCCTATTGAGAAAGCACGAGTATTGAAAGAGGTGAACTCGATTTCAAACTATGTAAAAAAAGGCATTATTAAAGATGGTCCGGCCATATGA
- a CDS encoding transglutaminase family protein, whose protein sequence is MKYEVTQTNTYQYDLPVRQSINQFRLRPLHDQQQTLHAYNVLINPVSETYGHTDYWGNYVETFYLWGEHQDLEIETVSTVEIQPLNIDVTLPLTDEQRNELHSESFKQAHNEFMVETEYTTISNRVMEEETASLLENARDELDFAVKLNEHIYNTMEYVSGATNVETTAEKILTHRTGVCQDYTHLMLALCRYRGIPARYVSGYIYIGENSAYRGDAATHAWLEVKFPGLPWIGLDPTNNAIAAEQHIRIAVGRDYRDISPLKGVYIGGAHTLNVSVGVKNLEERVSG, encoded by the coding sequence ATGAAATACGAAGTTACCCAAACGAACACCTACCAATATGATTTGCCAGTAAGGCAGAGTATTAATCAGTTCAGGTTGAGGCCACTTCATGATCAGCAGCAGACGCTTCACGCCTACAACGTTCTGATTAACCCTGTTAGTGAAACTTATGGCCATACGGATTATTGGGGTAATTATGTTGAAACGTTCTATCTGTGGGGGGAGCATCAGGACCTTGAGATTGAAACGGTATCTACAGTGGAAATACAACCTCTCAACATTGATGTCACCTTACCACTTACTGATGAACAGCGAAATGAACTCCATTCTGAGTCGTTCAAGCAAGCTCATAATGAGTTTATGGTCGAAACGGAATATACAACGATCTCAAACCGTGTGATGGAAGAGGAAACAGCAAGCCTCTTGGAAAACGCCAGAGATGAGCTTGATTTTGCTGTGAAGTTAAACGAACATATTTATAACACAATGGAATATGTTTCTGGAGCAACAAACGTTGAAACAACAGCAGAGAAAATTTTAACGCACAGGACAGGCGTTTGTCAGGATTACACCCATCTTATGCTTGCGCTTTGCAGGTATCGGGGTATCCCTGCCCGCTATGTAAGCGGTTATATCTACATTGGTGAAAATTCAGCTTACCGCGGAGATGCCGCTACGCATGCATGGCTTGAAGTGAAGTTTCCGGGATTACCATGGATCGGGCTCGACCCTACTAATAACGCAATTGCAGCCGAACAGCATATTCGTATTGCGGTAGGTCGGGATTATCGTGACATTTCTCCGTTAAAAGGTGTCTATATTGGCGGGGCACATACGCTTAACGTAAGCGTTGGCGTGAAAAATTTAGAAGAGCGGGTCAGCGGGTAA
- a CDS encoding carbohydrate ABC transporter permease, translating into MKSETTVEQSVRTATTRKRRSLTKDHWLAIGFLVPSILLVGVFVYGFIGWTGYVSLSNWNSLVPDFSFVGLKNYIYLFGDFRFQADLRNTLFFTILFILAVIVVGQFLAILLDQKIQQESLFRNIFFFPMALSFVVTGVVWQWLLNPSTGVNLFLEKIGLDSKWYTDTTIFPAIGWGKIEFGIPIAMIAVVIAAVWQMTGFSVAMYLAGLRGVPEEVREAARMDGANEFQVYWKIIMPILRPITVSVIIIMAHISLKIFDLIYAMTGPGANFVTDVPGVYMYETTFRGNYYANGAAIAIVMLLAVAIFIVPYLWSSRKGEA; encoded by the coding sequence ATGAAAAGTGAAACGACGGTGGAACAGTCAGTACGTACAGCAACAACTCGCAAAAGGCGTTCTTTAACGAAAGACCACTGGCTTGCGATTGGCTTCCTTGTTCCTTCGATTCTATTAGTCGGTGTTTTCGTATACGGGTTTATAGGCTGGACCGGTTATGTATCGTTGAGCAATTGGAACTCGCTTGTGCCGGATTTTTCATTCGTTGGACTTAAAAATTATATTTACCTGTTTGGTGACTTTCGCTTTCAGGCTGATTTGAGGAATACGTTATTTTTTACGATTCTCTTTATTCTAGCGGTCATTGTTGTTGGTCAATTTCTTGCGATTCTTCTTGATCAAAAAATTCAGCAGGAGTCCCTGTTCAGAAACATTTTCTTCTTTCCAATGGCGCTTTCCTTCGTCGTAACAGGGGTTGTGTGGCAGTGGTTGCTAAACCCTTCAACCGGAGTGAATCTGTTTCTTGAAAAGATAGGACTTGATTCCAAATGGTATACCGATACGACCATTTTCCCCGCAATTGGCTGGGGGAAGATTGAGTTTGGAATCCCTATTGCAATGATTGCGGTTGTGATTGCAGCTGTCTGGCAAATGACCGGCTTCTCTGTTGCGATGTATCTTGCCGGTTTACGTGGCGTTCCGGAAGAAGTACGTGAAGCGGCACGAATGGATGGCGCAAATGAATTTCAAGTGTACTGGAAAATCATTATGCCAATTCTTCGACCGATTACGGTAAGCGTTATTATCATTATGGCACACATCTCATTGAAGATTTTCGATTTGATTTATGCCATGACCGGTCCTGGAGCGAATTTTGTTACAGATGTTCCCGGTGTATATATGTATGAGACAACGTTCCGCGGAAACTACTATGCGAACGGTGCCGCGATTGCAATTGTGATGCTTCTTGCCGTAGCAATCTTTATTGTTCCTTATCTTTGGTCGAGTCGAAAGGGGGAAGCATAA
- a CDS encoding alpha-E domain-containing protein, with protein MLSRVADSLYWLTRNVERAENNARLIAVKLTSRLENANPIEEMNQNWYELIEISGFQEVFDQKYERSSDHNVIEFLLFSMENPNSILNAITIGRENARAVREIIPNELWESINSFYLKLKRHSHTPWTMDDVSDICELVKKESLLFQGIVEATMPRGDAYLFMEMGKHLERAEKAARILDVYYHKDLESYQNKEIVEYHHWWSVLQSVSGHEAYIKTYRPLIKSRNVAEFFILNAEFPRSMMYCIQKVRNAFVALEDGHVEHYSESLAQELEHLANDLYDFSIEEILGQGAHTFLQSFQHRCMTIGMHITKTYYLGEVVIP; from the coding sequence ATGCTCAGCCGAGTGGCAGATTCACTGTATTGGTTAACACGAAATGTAGAACGTGCAGAAAACAATGCGAGGTTAATTGCGGTTAAGTTGACGAGTCGTCTTGAGAATGCGAATCCGATTGAGGAAATGAATCAAAACTGGTATGAGCTTATTGAGATAAGTGGGTTTCAGGAAGTATTTGATCAGAAGTATGAGCGTTCAAGCGACCATAATGTGATAGAATTTCTACTTTTTTCAATGGAAAATCCGAACTCGATTTTAAATGCGATAACGATCGGAAGAGAAAACGCTCGTGCTGTCCGTGAAATCATCCCCAACGAACTATGGGAAAGCATTAATTCGTTTTATTTAAAATTAAAGCGACATAGCCATACTCCCTGGACAATGGATGATGTCAGTGACATCTGTGAACTTGTGAAGAAGGAATCACTGCTTTTTCAGGGAATCGTGGAAGCAACAATGCCACGAGGAGATGCTTATCTTTTCATGGAAATGGGTAAACATCTGGAAAGAGCTGAGAAAGCAGCCCGCATATTGGACGTCTACTATCATAAAGATTTAGAAAGCTATCAGAATAAGGAAATTGTTGAGTATCATCACTGGTGGTCTGTTCTTCAATCGGTTAGTGGCCATGAAGCGTATATTAAAACGTACAGACCGCTGATCAAGAGTCGTAATGTAGCAGAATTTTTCATTTTGAACGCAGAATTTCCTCGCTCGATGATGTACTGCATTCAGAAGGTCCGTAATGCCTTCGTAGCGCTTGAAGATGGTCATGTTGAACATTACTCAGAATCGCTTGCACAGGAACTGGAGCACCTGGCGAATGATTTGTATGACTTTTCAATTGAAGAAATTCTGGGCCAGGGCGCCCATACATTTCTTCAAAGCTTTCAGCACAGGTGCATGACAATTGGCATGCATATTACAAAAACCTATTATCTGGGGGAAGTTGTGATACCATGA
- a CDS encoding ABC transporter substrate-binding protein — MRGRFSKFTGWFLVLILALVPLAACSSSGETNSSGSEGGSGGEETLDIFSWWTGAGEEDGLNALIDLFKEKYPDIEVENAAVAGGAGTNAKAVLASRMQGDDPPATFQVHGGSELNDGWVAAGKMETLNDLYEAEGWEDKFPEDLIELVSKDGDIYSVPVNIHRGNVLWYNTKVFEENGVEPPATFEEFFTAADKLQEAGVTPLALGDKEPWTATHLFETALLGTLGADDYKKLFTGELSFSDPKVKEAVENFKKMLGYINEDHSSRNWQDASQLVADGEAAMNVMGDWAKGYFVNDLNLKVKEDFGWVATPGTDGMFMVITDTFGLPKGVSNPEDVKKFLSVLGSVEGQDAFNPLKGSIPARVDADLSNYDEYGKETIEDFKSASLAPSLAHGSAAPEGFVTKVNQAINIFVTQQEVDQFISSLEDASGDLK, encoded by the coding sequence ATGAGAGGTAGATTTAGTAAGTTCACGGGATGGTTTCTTGTTCTCATTTTGGCACTTGTGCCGCTTGCTGCCTGTTCTAGTTCCGGAGAAACGAATAGTAGCGGAAGCGAGGGAGGCTCCGGAGGTGAGGAAACACTGGATATTTTCAGCTGGTGGACAGGAGCTGGTGAAGAAGACGGTCTGAATGCGTTAATCGACTTATTTAAGGAAAAATATCCAGATATTGAAGTAGAAAATGCAGCTGTTGCTGGAGGAGCAGGTACAAATGCAAAGGCAGTCCTTGCTAGCCGTATGCAGGGTGACGATCCTCCCGCAACGTTCCAGGTTCACGGTGGTTCCGAGCTAAATGATGGTTGGGTAGCTGCGGGAAAAATGGAAACGCTTAACGACCTTTATGAAGCTGAAGGATGGGAAGATAAGTTTCCTGAGGATTTAATTGAGCTAGTTAGTAAAGATGGCGATATTTACTCTGTGCCAGTTAATATTCACCGCGGAAATGTGCTCTGGTACAACACGAAAGTATTTGAAGAGAATGGCGTAGAGCCGCCTGCCACGTTCGAAGAGTTTTTCACCGCTGCCGATAAGCTTCAAGAAGCTGGCGTAACACCGCTTGCACTTGGAGACAAAGAACCATGGACTGCGACTCATCTATTTGAAACGGCGCTTCTAGGTACACTTGGAGCAGATGATTATAAAAAGCTGTTTACTGGTGAGCTGTCCTTTAGCGATCCTAAAGTAAAAGAAGCCGTTGAAAATTTCAAGAAAATGCTAGGCTATATAAATGAAGATCATAGCTCGAGAAACTGGCAGGATGCTTCTCAGCTTGTCGCAGATGGTGAAGCTGCTATGAATGTGATGGGAGATTGGGCAAAAGGTTATTTTGTAAACGATCTTAACCTAAAAGTGAAAGAAGACTTTGGGTGGGTAGCAACGCCAGGTACAGACGGTATGTTTATGGTTATCACAGATACATTTGGCCTGCCAAAAGGCGTTTCAAATCCTGAAGACGTTAAGAAATTCTTATCTGTACTCGGTTCTGTTGAAGGACAGGATGCGTTTAATCCTTTAAAAGGGTCCATTCCTGCTCGTGTCGATGCGGATCTATCGAACTATGATGAGTATGGAAAAGAAACAATTGAAGACTTTAAGAGTGCAAGTCTAGCACCAAGCCTTGCGCACGGATCTGCAGCACCTGAAGGCTTTGTTACAAAAGTGAATCAGGCGATTAATATCTTTGTTACCCAACAGGAGGTTGATCAGTTCATTAGCTCGTTGGAAGATGCGTCTGGTGATCTAAAGTAA
- a CDS encoding response regulator — protein MLKVMVVDDEQVEREALGTMITREYGDHVTIKEAKNGREAIERAGIFQPDIMFMDIKMPGIDGVEAVKTIKKQLPGVRFIMLSAFDTFDYAREVMQQGVKEYLLKPGRKKEILAAFERISAELMVERKQQAEKVHMEHQLAKAIHFLESEWVNSILMNQVTEFSPDEWSELLGVPLTAGFALVFKFPGEDDKVWSDMCHRIKKKMKERGPGEVMFGVREKRYFPCFLFSETLKEKDKRIKGILQPYLRNLLHQFSKEFDAAVCAGIGRPYTVASQYVDSYREALHAVNTVAHDDEVTYVFYQEGNNLIHQEQDVIHEQETKLITAINNGDFAKATQELEFYFEALSGFECAGFVQKLNELFLVAERMMKNNGISLASYTYLHAENIKDGRKFAREKLHKLNESVQSWRSMHGGDRLEQVKQYIHLHYHEQLTLEDAAEHVRLSPYYVSKLFKDRSGMTFIDYVTEVRVEAAKRTMIDPLKSLKEICYEVGYKDPNYFSRVFKRKTGVSPSQYRDRLNVIKS, from the coding sequence ATGCTTAAAGTGATGGTAGTCGATGATGAGCAAGTAGAAAGGGAAGCGCTCGGGACGATGATCACACGTGAATATGGAGATCATGTCACCATTAAAGAAGCGAAAAATGGACGAGAAGCGATAGAACGTGCGGGAATTTTTCAACCGGATATTATGTTCATGGATATTAAAATGCCGGGGATCGATGGGGTTGAAGCAGTTAAAACCATTAAAAAGCAACTGCCTGGTGTTCGCTTTATTATGCTGTCTGCCTTCGATACATTCGACTATGCGCGAGAGGTTATGCAGCAGGGGGTGAAGGAATATTTACTAAAGCCAGGACGCAAAAAGGAAATTCTTGCTGCGTTTGAGCGAATTTCAGCCGAGCTTATGGTTGAACGAAAGCAGCAGGCTGAAAAAGTACATATGGAGCATCAACTTGCGAAAGCCATTCATTTCCTTGAGAGCGAGTGGGTGAACTCTATATTGATGAATCAAGTGACGGAATTTAGTCCAGATGAGTGGAGTGAACTGCTCGGTGTTCCTCTAACAGCAGGGTTTGCCCTTGTGTTTAAATTTCCCGGTGAAGACGACAAGGTGTGGAGTGACATGTGTCATCGGATAAAGAAAAAGATGAAAGAGAGGGGCCCTGGTGAAGTAATGTTTGGTGTGCGAGAGAAGCGCTACTTTCCATGTTTTCTTTTTAGCGAAACCCTTAAAGAGAAGGATAAGCGGATCAAAGGAATACTACAGCCGTATCTTAGGAATCTGCTTCATCAGTTTTCAAAAGAGTTCGATGCTGCCGTATGTGCTGGAATAGGACGACCTTATACAGTAGCATCTCAGTATGTCGACTCTTATCGAGAAGCACTTCATGCTGTTAATACGGTGGCTCACGATGACGAAGTCACCTATGTGTTCTATCAGGAAGGAAACAACCTCATACATCAAGAACAGGATGTGATCCACGAGCAGGAAACGAAACTTATTACTGCGATTAATAATGGAGACTTTGCGAAAGCCACACAGGAATTGGAGTTTTATTTTGAGGCGTTATCAGGATTTGAGTGTGCAGGATTTGTCCAAAAGTTAAATGAACTTTTCCTTGTTGCAGAGCGCATGATGAAGAATAATGGCATCTCCCTCGCTTCTTATACATATCTTCATGCAGAAAACATAAAAGATGGTAGAAAGTTTGCAAGAGAAAAGCTGCATAAGTTAAATGAAAGTGTGCAGTCGTGGCGTTCAATGCATGGCGGAGATCGTTTAGAACAGGTGAAGCAATACATTCACCTCCATTACCATGAACAGTTAACCCTCGAGGATGCTGCTGAGCACGTTCGTCTCAGTCCTTATTATGTAAGCAAATTATTTAAAGACAGGAGCGGCATGACATTTATTGACTACGTCACTGAAGTAAGGGTTGAAGCGGCAAAGCGTACGATGATTGATCCTTTAAAAAGCCTTAAAGAAATTTGTTATGAGGTTGGGTACAAAGATCCTAACTATTTTAGTAGAGTGTTTAAACGAAAAACAGGTGTGTCTCCATCGCAGTACCGTGATAGGTTAAACGTTATTAAGTCATAA
- a CDS encoding carbohydrate ABC transporter permease, translating to MALRSFTRPLLYVLLIALSCFYLMPVYVMIITSLKPLDEVTLSQMWQLPTTFDFSSYAEAFTKLAPNLLNSFYLVIPATFLSALIGSLNGYVLSKWKFKGANALFTIILFGMFIPYQSILIPLIQFLREIGLYNSIAGLVFVHVVYGIPITTLMFRNFYASIPDSMIESAKIDGAGFIGIYRFIMVPLSITGFVVVAIWQFTNIWNEFLFAVTITTSDQQPVMVALQNLSGSQIVQWNVQMAGALLAALPTLLVYIFLGKFFVKGLLAGSVKG from the coding sequence ATGGCGCTAAGATCGTTCACACGCCCGCTTCTTTATGTGCTACTAATCGCTTTATCATGTTTTTATTTGATGCCCGTTTACGTCATGATTATTACGAGTCTCAAACCACTTGATGAAGTAACGTTAAGTCAGATGTGGCAGCTACCAACTACATTTGATTTTAGCAGCTATGCAGAAGCTTTTACGAAGCTTGCTCCGAATCTATTAAATAGTTTTTATCTCGTTATTCCAGCAACTTTCCTATCTGCCCTTATTGGCTCTTTAAACGGATATGTTCTTTCAAAGTGGAAATTTAAAGGTGCAAACGCATTGTTTACGATTATTTTATTTGGAATGTTTATTCCTTATCAGAGCATTTTAATTCCGCTTATTCAATTCCTTAGAGAAATTGGGCTCTATAACTCGATTGCTGGACTGGTGTTTGTTCATGTGGTGTACGGCATTCCAATTACAACACTTATGTTTCGGAATTTTTATGCGAGTATACCGGATTCTATGATTGAATCTGCGAAAATTGATGGTGCTGGATTTATCGGAATCTATCGTTTCATTATGGTACCCCTGTCGATTACGGGATTTGTTGTTGTCGCAATCTGGCAGTTTACGAATATCTGGAATGAATTCCTGTTCGCCGTAACCATTACAACATCTGATCAGCAGCCTGTTATGGTAGCCCTTCAGAACTTATCCGGCAGTCAGATTGTTCAGTGGAATGTTCAGATGGCAGGTGCGCTTCTTGCCGCACTTCCAACCTTACTTGTATACATTTTCCTCGGGAAATTCTTTGTGAAAGGACTGCTTGCCGGTTCTGTAAAAGGATAA